In the genome of Myxococcus stipitatus, one region contains:
- a CDS encoding glycosyltransferase family 2 protein: MKVCAVIPVYNHGEAVGAVVQAVRAHGLPCVLVDDGSEPGCAQVLDTLAQEDRSGIQLVRLPQNEGKGGAMMAGLRAAHASGFSHALQIDADGQHDTGDIPRFVELASESPSTLICGTPVYDESVPKGRLYGRYATHIWVWINTLSLAIRDSMCGFRVYPLEPTLALINSVSIGKRMDFDVEVLVRLHWRGMRVRNQPTRVRYPTDGISHFDVLWDNVRISGMHARLFFGMLARLPLLLWRKVAA, translated from the coding sequence ATGAAGGTCTGCGCGGTGATTCCCGTCTACAACCACGGCGAGGCCGTGGGCGCGGTGGTGCAAGCGGTGCGGGCCCACGGGCTGCCGTGTGTGCTCGTCGATGACGGCAGCGAGCCGGGCTGCGCCCAGGTGCTGGACACGCTGGCGCAGGAGGACCGCTCCGGCATCCAGCTGGTGCGCCTGCCCCAGAACGAGGGCAAGGGCGGAGCGATGATGGCGGGCCTTCGCGCGGCCCACGCCTCCGGCTTCAGCCACGCGTTGCAGATTGACGCCGACGGGCAGCACGACACGGGGGACATCCCCCGCTTCGTCGAGCTGGCGTCCGAATCCCCCAGCACGCTCATCTGCGGCACGCCCGTGTATGACGAGTCCGTGCCCAAGGGCCGGCTGTATGGCCGCTACGCCACGCACATCTGGGTGTGGATCAACACGCTGTCCCTGGCCATCCGCGATTCCATGTGTGGCTTCCGCGTGTATCCGCTGGAGCCCACGCTCGCGCTCATCAACTCGGTGAGCATCGGCAAGCGGATGGACTTCGACGTGGAGGTCCTGGTGCGGCTGCACTGGCGGGGGATGCGCGTGCGGAACCAGCCCACGCGCGTGCGCTACCCCACCGACGGCATCTCCCACTTCGACGTGCTCTGGGACAACGTGCGCATCTCCGGCATGCATGCCCGGCTCTTCTTCGGGATGCTCGCGCGGCTGCCGCTGCTCCTGTGGCGGAAGGTCGCCGCATGA
- a CDS encoding AMP-binding protein, translated as MAERIALEQLLSQGRPAHFPVALRDGATLGFADFEARVAGWRAAFASREGRRWALYFEDTFEFAAALLGAWHACKCVYLPSDIQPATLERLRGEVDGFAGDVPAPLAPLAFREGPLGWAALASQVKNLVVYTSGSSGAPVAILKHLGQLTREVDTLADLFDARLGDEARILATVSHQHIYGLLFRVLWPLTSGRPFLARALPYPEELLAVLETGPAALIASPAHLKRLPESLDWTRGRPQLRTLFSSGGPLPAEALHACRTLLGQAPVEVYGSSETGGIAWRQRAQDDALGWTVMPGLEVRLNDEALAVRSPHLPDDGWFQTEDRARLLPQGFELLGRKDRLLKLEEKRVSLSAMERSLVECGLLREARVVPLREGLRTTLAVVALPTDSGARLLADGGKRALNHALRERLAREFEPSVLPRRFRYLEAMPVNSQGKSTEAALTALFDSRRPPLRVLEHTAERAVLSVETPASLPQFKGHFPEKPILPGVAQIEWAIQWGRELFALPPRFLRMEVVKFQQLIVPETLLTVELTWTPAKGSLHFKYTSATGTHGSGRILFGEVQG; from the coding sequence ATGGCTGAGCGCATCGCCCTCGAGCAGCTCCTGTCGCAAGGCCGCCCCGCCCACTTCCCGGTGGCGCTGCGGGACGGCGCCACGCTGGGCTTCGCGGACTTCGAGGCCCGGGTCGCCGGCTGGCGCGCGGCCTTCGCATCGAGAGAAGGCCGCCGGTGGGCGCTCTACTTCGAGGACACCTTCGAGTTCGCCGCCGCGCTGCTGGGCGCCTGGCACGCGTGCAAGTGTGTCTACCTGCCGTCGGACATCCAGCCCGCGACGCTGGAGCGGCTTCGCGGCGAGGTGGATGGCTTCGCGGGGGATGTGCCCGCGCCCCTCGCGCCCCTCGCGTTTCGGGAGGGTCCGCTCGGCTGGGCCGCGTTGGCCTCCCAGGTGAAGAACCTGGTGGTCTACACCTCGGGCTCCAGCGGAGCACCCGTCGCCATCCTCAAGCACCTGGGACAGCTCACCCGCGAGGTCGACACGCTCGCGGACCTGTTCGACGCCCGGCTCGGTGACGAGGCCCGCATCCTGGCCACCGTCTCGCACCAGCACATCTACGGGCTCTTGTTCCGGGTGCTCTGGCCGCTGACGTCGGGGCGCCCGTTCCTCGCGCGTGCCCTGCCATACCCGGAGGAGCTCCTCGCGGTGCTGGAGACGGGCCCCGCGGCGCTCATCGCCAGCCCCGCGCACCTCAAGCGGCTGCCCGAGTCGCTGGACTGGACCCGAGGCCGTCCCCAGCTGCGCACCCTCTTCTCCTCCGGCGGCCCCTTGCCCGCGGAGGCCCTGCACGCCTGCCGCACGCTGCTGGGCCAGGCCCCGGTGGAGGTCTACGGGAGCTCCGAGACGGGCGGCATCGCCTGGCGCCAGCGCGCGCAGGACGATGCGCTGGGCTGGACGGTCATGCCCGGCCTCGAGGTCCGGCTGAACGACGAGGCGCTCGCGGTCCGCTCCCCGCACCTGCCCGATGACGGCTGGTTCCAGACGGAGGACCGGGCCCGGCTCCTCCCCCAGGGCTTCGAGCTCCTGGGGCGCAAGGACCGGCTCCTGAAGCTGGAGGAGAAGCGCGTCTCCCTGAGCGCCATGGAGCGGTCGCTGGTGGAGTGCGGGCTGCTGCGCGAGGCGCGCGTGGTGCCGCTGCGCGAGGGCCTGAGGACGACGCTGGCGGTGGTGGCCCTGCCCACCGACTCCGGGGCGAGGCTCCTCGCCGACGGCGGGAAGCGGGCCCTGAACCACGCCCTGCGAGAACGGCTCGCGCGGGAGTTCGAGCCCAGTGTCCTTCCCCGCCGATTCCGGTATCTGGAGGCAATGCCAGTCAACAGCCAGGGCAAATCCACCGAGGCGGCCCTCACCGCGCTCTTCGACTCCCGCCGGCCGCCCCTGCGCGTGCTGGAGCACACCGCGGAGCGGGCGGTGCTGAGCGTGGAGACCCCCGCGAGCCTGCCCCAGTTCAAGGGCCACTTCCCCGAGAAGCCCATCCTGCCCGGCGTGGCGCAAATCGAGTGGGCCATCCAGTGGGGCCGGGAGCTCTTCGCGCTGCCGCCCCGGTTCCTCCGGATGGAGGTGGTGAAGTTCCAGCAGCTCATCGTCCCCGAGACGCTGCTCACGGTGGAGCTCACCTGGACGCCGGCCAAGGGCAGCCTCCACTTCAAGTACACCTCCGCGACCGGCACCCACGGCAGCGGCCGCATTCTGTTCGGAGAGGTCCAGGGATGA
- a CDS encoding acyl carrier protein — protein MTKTELYENLRTLLQDTFDIDPARITPEARLRDDLDIDSIDAVDLLVKLKPVTGKRVPPEVFKSVRTIQDVVDALHGLLEESVAA, from the coding sequence ATGACCAAGACCGAGCTCTACGAAAACCTGCGCACGCTCCTGCAGGACACGTTCGACATCGACCCGGCCCGCATCACGCCCGAGGCACGGCTCCGCGATGACCTGGACATCGACAGCATCGACGCGGTGGACCTGCTCGTGAAGCTCAAGCCCGTCACGGGCAAGCGCGTCCCGCCGGAGGTCTTCAAGTCCGTGCGCACCATCCAGGACGTCGTCGACGCCCTGCACGGCCTGCTCGAAGAGTCCGTGGCGGCGTGA
- a CDS encoding phosphopantetheine-binding protein encodes MQALEQEITKLVIETLNLEDLEPSDIDPIAPLFVEGLGLDSIDALELGLALQKTYGVALASDSTENRRHFASVRALATFVSTHRKA; translated from the coding sequence ATGCAGGCGCTTGAGCAGGAAATCACGAAGCTGGTCATCGAGACGCTGAACCTCGAGGACCTCGAGCCGTCGGACATCGACCCGATAGCCCCGCTGTTCGTCGAGGGGCTGGGACTCGATTCCATCGATGCCTTGGAGCTTGGCCTCGCGCTCCAGAAGACCTATGGGGTTGCCCTGGCGAGCGATTCCACGGAGAACCGCCGTCACTTCGCCAGCGTGCGTGCCCTCGCGACCTTCGTGAGCACCCACCGCAAGGCCTGA
- a CDS encoding lysophospholipid acyltransferase family protein, whose product MLERLDYVWRVLATGFCFATFGLGGLALRLLYFPLLSLFVRHKPRRTRLARLAVHHSFRFFIELMRVSGVLRYRVEGVEKLSRSGLLILANHPTLIDVVFLISLVPNADCVVKASLANNPFTRGPVEATGYLCNDSGPELVKACIASVKAGNNLIIFPEGTRTPVSGPMKLQRGAANIAVRGPCDITPVTIECKPLSLTKGLPWWRVPPSKMNFTIVVRDDIHVAPMVEEAQGEALAARHLTERLHTYFSTETQRHAGA is encoded by the coding sequence ATGCTTGAGCGACTCGACTACGTCTGGCGGGTGCTCGCGACGGGCTTCTGCTTCGCTACCTTCGGTCTGGGGGGACTGGCGCTGCGCCTGCTGTACTTCCCGCTGCTGTCGCTGTTCGTGCGCCACAAGCCGCGCCGCACGCGGCTGGCGCGCCTGGCCGTGCACCACTCGTTCCGCTTCTTCATCGAGCTGATGCGCGTGAGCGGGGTCCTGCGCTACCGCGTGGAGGGCGTGGAGAAGCTGTCGCGCTCCGGGCTGCTCATCCTGGCCAACCACCCGACGCTCATCGACGTGGTGTTCCTCATCTCGCTCGTCCCCAACGCGGACTGCGTCGTCAAGGCGAGCCTGGCCAACAACCCCTTCACCCGAGGCCCCGTCGAGGCCACCGGCTACCTGTGCAACGACTCCGGGCCGGAGCTGGTCAAGGCCTGCATCGCCTCCGTGAAGGCGGGCAACAACCTCATCATCTTCCCGGAGGGCACGCGCACGCCCGTGTCGGGCCCCATGAAGCTGCAGCGAGGCGCGGCCAACATCGCGGTGCGCGGCCCGTGCGACATCACCCCCGTCACCATCGAATGCAAGCCCTTGAGCCTCACCAAGGGCCTGCCCTGGTGGCGGGTGCCCCCCTCCAAGATGAACTTCACCATCGTGGTCCGCGACGACATCCACGTCGCGCCGATGGTCGAAGAGGCCCAGGGCGAAGCCCTGGCCGCCCGCCACCTCACCGAACGACTGCACACCTACTTCTCCACGGAGACACAACGCCATGCAGGCGCTTGA
- a CDS encoding beta-ketoacyl synthase chain length factor, producing the protein MVFSVHHWAAWAPGLVGQDAWRAWLSQPFPLPAEGTPPLTEMPAMMRRRVDRLGRIALQATYTCHGEAPACPMVFASRYGDMRRSVELLEQLARGTPLSPTSFSLSVHNAIGALYSIARGDLTPQSAVAAGAETVEAAFVEACGLVSEGAPEVLVVVYDEPRPAPFEHFPEQVAFPHAWACSVRPAGQGPTYRLSCGAASGETTPGTDALPEELAVLRFLASDAGHFEHPVGARVWRWHRDA; encoded by the coding sequence ATGGTTTTTTCCGTCCACCACTGGGCCGCGTGGGCTCCTGGGCTCGTCGGGCAGGATGCCTGGAGGGCCTGGCTCTCCCAGCCATTTCCTCTCCCGGCCGAGGGCACGCCGCCCCTGACCGAGATGCCGGCGATGATGCGCCGTCGAGTGGACCGGTTGGGGCGCATCGCGCTGCAGGCCACGTACACGTGCCATGGAGAGGCGCCCGCGTGCCCCATGGTGTTCGCGTCACGATACGGTGACATGCGCCGTTCGGTGGAGTTGCTGGAGCAGCTGGCCCGAGGCACGCCGCTGTCCCCCACGTCCTTCAGCCTGTCGGTGCACAACGCCATCGGCGCGCTGTACTCCATCGCGCGCGGCGACTTGACGCCGCAGAGCGCGGTGGCCGCTGGCGCGGAGACGGTGGAGGCCGCGTTCGTGGAGGCGTGTGGACTCGTGAGCGAGGGCGCCCCCGAGGTCCTGGTCGTCGTCTACGACGAGCCGCGCCCCGCGCCCTTCGAGCACTTCCCCGAGCAGGTGGCGTTCCCCCACGCGTGGGCCTGCAGCGTGAGGCCCGCGGGACAAGGCCCCACGTACCGGCTCTCGTGTGGCGCGGCCTCGGGTGAGACGACGCCCGGGACGGACGCGTTGCCGGAGGAGCTGGCCGTGCTGCGCTTCCTCGCCTCCGACGCGGGGCACTTCGAGCACCCGGTCGGCGCGCGGGTCTGGCGGTGGCACCGCGATGCTTGA